In the Styela clava chromosome 8, kaStyClav1.hap1.2, whole genome shotgun sequence genome, one interval contains:
- the LOC120345868 gene encoding uncharacterized protein LOC120345868: MPGVHALLVMSIAVILFSEVKALTCYHCLESSCEASELTAGHLKNCSADLNFCQSSFTATANGINIERGCVSQKAMGECVDNLSVSRCTCETDKCNTITKTVKYGGVKDDGGGASSLQSLSFYTSVLLFGLLGVLVANV; the protein is encoded by the exons ATGCCAGGAGTACATGCGTTACTTGTGATGTCTATTGCTGTAATTCTATTCAGCGAAG tgaaGGCGTTGACTTGTTACCATTGCTTAGAATCATCGTGCGAAGCATCAGAATTAACAGCCGGACATCTGAAAAACTGCTCTGCCGATTTGAACTTTTGTCAATCGAGCTTCACGGCAACAG CGAACGGTATTAATATAGAACGAGGATGTGTGAGTCAAAAGGCCATGGGAGAATGTGTTGATAATTTATCTGTGTCACGGTGCACTTGTGAAACAG ATAAATGCAACACCATTACCAAGACCGTAAAGTATGGCGGCGTCAAAGATGATGGCGGCGGTGCAAGCTCTCTACAATCTCTCTCATTCTACACGTCTGTCCTCTTATTTGGACTGCTAGGAGTTTTGGTAGCCAATGTATAA